The Mucilaginibacter yixingensis genome window below encodes:
- a CDS encoding SusC/RagA family TonB-linked outer membrane protein, with protein MQNFTKSIGLLLSICLLSSIKVMAQQSGGKSVNMADSVARYRQDSIARANAPKATGNIKDGATGKPVSGVSVSVDGYSAALTDDHGHFSVSVPSYDAVLMVSFQGYQKKYVPLKGQHTIPDVILFEDTYSSIYDEAKLPFSNVPASKLSNAVSSVNTFGAWEPSKLETADSYLQGKVAGLNVVRRSGTPNVGANLFLRGFSSLYGTNAPLIVLDGMIFDTQRYGNSIIAGHVTNPFETLDLHDVDNITVLKDAQAGIYGTKGANGVILITTNSNPDLATKIDLGLYSSYNYMPQSDLLPLMQSKDYRVYLSDLLHTTPLSQDQIASLPFMNDNAASNPDYYVYHNNTNWQKQSFANGYNKNVDLRVSGGDNIARYVLSMQYGNNKGITPYTDLTKYSTRFNGNLNISKNFTINTTLAFAYNSQNLKDQGVAPRTSPSFLSLIKSPLLRTQQVNSSGIESPNQADVDIFNYSNPAVLLSKTQESNQYYRFFGNFDFKYQISKFFAAQSLIGVTADKVRENTFIPRTGVTGDTLANGQIIFNRLGSQVQRLFNLYSDTYLSYNRTFNRIHQLNAYLGMRYTQSNNYSNIDLGYNSAIDQLVSVTYSVPALRIAGGDLGAYRWFSNYFNVNYELSNKYIFGFNVTADASSRFGTNVPGALHVGGTSYAVLPSGSAAWIMSSERFMSGLKFIELLKLRASYGLTGNDDIGNYAARQYYVSQNLLGQQGLVRGSFGNPGLQWELNRKLDLGLDASFLQDRLNVTADYYRNVTDKMITQTPAPVVSGVSYAITNDGGMQTNGVELSVNGRIISKPNFKWDLGFNIATYRNKITKLPANNLINQYAGANIITSIGSPVAEFYGYKTNGVYASNAEAASAGISVRNAAGTLIPQQGGDMRFVDVNGDKVIDSKDMQVIGNPNPDFVGGITTGFTYKRISLNALISFVKGNQVYNYTRRMLESESNFYNQTLAINNRWRGDGQVTSIPRASYGDPSGNSAFSDRWIEDGSYIRLRSVTASYDVPFKAKYFKYVKVYVTGYNLLTFTKYLGYDPEFAANENVLLQGIDTGLEPQIKNIQLGIRVGI; from the coding sequence ATGCAAAATTTTACGAAATCAATTGGTTTGCTCCTTTCTATATGCTTATTGAGCAGCATAAAGGTGATGGCACAACAGTCGGGTGGTAAGTCTGTGAATATGGCAGATAGTGTTGCACGTTATCGTCAAGACTCTATTGCACGTGCTAATGCACCAAAAGCCACCGGTAATATTAAAGACGGAGCCACCGGCAAGCCGGTATCCGGTGTAAGTGTAAGCGTAGATGGTTATTCTGCTGCACTTACTGATGACCATGGTCACTTCAGCGTATCGGTGCCAAGTTACGATGCCGTGCTGATGGTATCGTTCCAAGGTTATCAAAAGAAGTATGTACCGTTGAAAGGTCAGCATACTATTCCAGACGTGATCTTGTTTGAAGATACCTATAGTTCTATTTATGACGAAGCAAAGCTGCCTTTCAGCAACGTACCTGCCTCAAAGCTGTCAAACGCTGTATCCAGCGTTAATACCTTTGGTGCATGGGAGCCTTCAAAGCTTGAAACAGCAGACTCATATCTGCAAGGCAAGGTAGCAGGCTTAAATGTAGTGCGCCGTTCAGGTACGCCAAATGTTGGCGCTAACTTGTTTCTGCGTGGTTTCAGTTCGTTGTATGGCACCAATGCTCCATTAATTGTATTGGATGGTATGATCTTCGATACCCAGCGATATGGTAACTCCATAATTGCAGGGCACGTAACTAACCCGTTTGAAACACTCGATCTGCATGATGTGGATAACATCACCGTGCTAAAAGATGCGCAAGCCGGTATTTATGGTACCAAAGGTGCTAACGGTGTAATCCTCATCACCACCAATTCTAACCCAGATCTGGCTACCAAAATTGACCTTGGCTTATACTCAAGCTATAACTACATGCCGCAGAGTGATCTGTTGCCGTTAATGCAGTCTAAAGATTACCGCGTGTATCTGTCAGACCTGCTGCATACCACGCCATTAAGCCAGGATCAGATTGCGTCGTTACCGTTTATGAATGATAATGCGGCGTCAAATCCAGACTATTACGTTTATCATAACAACACCAACTGGCAAAAGCAGTCTTTTGCTAATGGCTATAACAAAAACGTTGATTTACGTGTATCTGGTGGTGATAACATTGCCCGTTACGTATTGTCTATGCAGTATGGTAACAATAAAGGCATCACACCTTATACAGATTTAACTAAATATAGCACCCGCTTTAACGGTAACCTTAACATTAGTAAAAACTTTACTATCAATACCACGCTGGCTTTTGCTTACAACTCGCAGAACCTGAAAGATCAGGGTGTGGCGCCCAGAACCAGCCCTAGTTTCCTGAGCTTAATTAAATCGCCATTATTGCGTACTCAACAGGTAAACTCGTCTGGTATTGAATCGCCAAACCAGGCTGACGTTGACATTTTTAATTACAGTAACCCTGCTGTTTTGTTAAGCAAAACACAAGAGTCAAACCAATACTACCGGTTCTTTGGTAACTTTGATTTCAAATATCAAATCAGCAAATTTTTTGCTGCACAAAGTTTGATTGGCGTTACTGCTGATAAAGTACGCGAGAATACCTTTATTCCACGTACTGGTGTAACAGGCGATACCCTGGCAAACGGACAAATTATCTTTAACCGTTTGGGTAGCCAGGTACAGCGCTTGTTTAACCTGTATAGCGATACCTACTTATCTTACAATCGTACCTTCAACCGCATCCACCAGCTGAATGCTTATTTAGGTATGCGTTATACCCAGTCAAACAACTACAGTAATATTGACCTGGGCTATAACTCGGCTATTGACCAATTGGTGAGTGTTACCTATTCTGTGCCTGCACTGCGCATAGCTGGCGGCGATTTAGGTGCTTACCGCTGGTTTAGCAATTACTTTAATGTAAACTACGAGCTTTCTAACAAATACATCTTCGGATTCAACGTTACCGCCGATGCTTCTTCAAGATTTGGCACAAATGTACCGGGCGCGTTGCACGTGGGGGGTACCAGCTACGCGGTGTTGCCATCGGGTTCTGCAGCATGGATTATGTCATCAGAGCGCTTTATGTCTGGTCTGAAGTTCATAGAGCTACTGAAATTGCGCGCCAGCTACGGGTTAACCGGTAATGATGATATTGGTAATTATGCTGCCCGTCAGTACTATGTATCACAAAATCTGCTGGGTCAGCAAGGTTTGGTACGTGGTAGCTTTGGCAACCCTGGTTTGCAATGGGAGTTGAACAGAAAGCTGGATCTGGGTCTGGACGCGTCCTTTTTGCAAGACCGCTTGAATGTTACTGCCGATTACTATCGTAACGTAACCGATAAGATGATTACACAAACACCGGCCCCGGTTGTATCTGGTGTTTCTTATGCCATTACTAATGATGGCGGTATGCAAACTAACGGCGTTGAGTTAAGTGTAAATGGCCGTATTATTAGCAAACCTAATTTTAAATGGGATCTGGGTTTCAACATTGCTACTTACCGCAACAAAATCACTAAACTGCCGGCTAACAACTTGATTAATCAATATGCTGGCGCAAATATCATCACCAGTATTGGCAGCCCGGTTGCCGAGTTTTATGGCTATAAAACCAATGGCGTTTATGCCAGCAACGCAGAGGCCGCTTCTGCAGGCATCAGCGTAAGAAATGCTGCCGGAACGCTTATTCCTCAACAAGGTGGCGATATGCGCTTTGTTGATGTAAACGGCGATAAAGTGATTGATAGCAAAGACATGCAGGTTATTGGCAACCCTAACCCTGATTTTGTTGGTGGTATTACAACTGGTTTTACTTACAAAAGAATTAGCCTGAATGCGTTGATTTCATTTGTAAAAGGCAATCAGGTATATAACTACACCCGCAGGATGCTGGAGTCTGAAAGCAACTTCTACAACCAAACCCTTGCTATTAACAACAGATGGCGTGGTGATGGCCAGGTAACCTCTATCCCGAGAGCATCATACGGTGATCCAAGTGGTAACTCAGCGTTTTCTGACCGTTGGATTGAAGACGGTTCTTATATCCGCCTGCGCAGCGTAACTGCCAGCTATGACGTACCATTTAAAGCCAAATACTTTAAATACGTAAAGGTTTATGTAACAGGTTATAACCTGCTAACCTTTACCAAATACCTGGGTTACGATCCGGAGTTTGCGGCTAATGAGAACGTGCTGTTGCAAGGTATTGATACCGGGCTCGAGCCACAGATTAAGAACATACAATTGGGCATACGCGTAGGCATATAA
- a CDS encoding RagB/SusD family nutrient uptake outer membrane protein: MKRNYIKSVYKIALACCVIATCSCKKALDLKPKDQVDVTNAYQNVYDANAAVIGIYGQLLGIADRYIVLNELRADLMSPTANADQYLRQLNEHSETADNPWVDPKPWYKIILNINDAMYHFDDMYKTGKLKTTDYQERYSDLGSLRCWLYLQLGMHYGSIPYVTDPLASIDDLKDQSKYPKMAFSDILKKLAAFMNDPIRSLETYSAADPITGATNSALNTTIDGNSTSLFFALKYAIKGDVNLWAGNYKDASTAYKYLMEYGAQRGPYGDGAAQKYWYYKVCSDVFNISYTNNTDALFVDGTTAGYREIFANATGTNVGNEHLWRMPFSTTFGPQNPFINLFSNQGGSYLLTVSKALVNNWNSQMQNNGFPYDARSRVAVRTINGQPVIMKQLYFYLNGTTFLPNSLLSKQGYWLIYRTSMLQQHFAESALQDGQNKIAYSLLNVGIRSMYNPYAPSVPPSSYDVTNTEQTFLPAPYDFDARSGGPQGYHKDWYREVGTRSRANLVRLDTTIISRPLDLENEIVNDSGRELCFEGVRWGDLVRVALRRNDPSFLANKIGDKLVAEGNPNAEAVRKKLMTVSNWYLPFKL; the protein is encoded by the coding sequence ATGAAAAGAAATTATATTAAATCCGTTTATAAAATCGCACTGGCGTGTTGCGTGATTGCAACCTGCTCTTGCAAAAAAGCACTGGATCTGAAACCTAAAGATCAGGTAGATGTTACCAATGCCTACCAGAACGTTTACGATGCCAACGCAGCTGTTATTGGTATTTACGGGCAGTTGTTGGGTATTGCAGACCGCTACATTGTACTGAATGAGCTGCGTGCCGATTTGATGAGCCCTACAGCTAATGCAGACCAATACCTGCGTCAGTTAAATGAGCACTCAGAAACTGCCGACAATCCGTGGGTCGACCCTAAGCCGTGGTACAAAATCATCCTGAACATCAATGATGCCATGTATCACTTTGATGATATGTACAAAACCGGCAAGCTGAAAACAACAGACTACCAGGAGCGTTACTCTGACCTTGGTTCGCTGCGTTGTTGGTTATACTTGCAGTTAGGTATGCACTACGGATCAATTCCGTATGTTACAGATCCGCTGGCCAGTATTGACGATTTGAAAGATCAGAGCAAATATCCAAAAATGGCTTTCAGCGATATTTTGAAAAAGCTGGCTGCTTTTATGAATGATCCAATCAGGTCATTAGAAACATATTCAGCTGCTGATCCTATTACCGGAGCCACCAACTCGGCGCTTAATACTACTATAGATGGTAATAGCACCAGTTTGTTCTTTGCGCTTAAATATGCTATTAAGGGTGATGTTAACCTTTGGGCCGGTAATTACAAAGATGCATCTACAGCTTATAAATACCTGATGGAGTATGGCGCCCAGCGTGGTCCGTACGGCGATGGTGCTGCTCAGAAATACTGGTATTATAAAGTATGTAGCGACGTATTTAATATCAGCTACACCAATAACACAGACGCCCTTTTTGTTGACGGAACTACTGCCGGTTACCGCGAAATTTTTGCCAATGCCACCGGTACTAACGTTGGTAATGAGCACTTATGGCGTATGCCTTTCAGTACCACATTTGGTCCGCAAAATCCGTTTATTAACCTGTTTTCAAACCAGGGGGGCAGCTATTTGCTTACCGTGTCTAAGGCGCTGGTTAACAACTGGAACTCGCAGATGCAAAATAATGGGTTTCCTTATGATGCGCGTAGCCGCGTGGCTGTAAGAACCATTAACGGACAGCCGGTGATTATGAAGCAGCTGTATTTTTACCTTAACGGTACTACGTTCTTGCCAAATAGCTTATTGTCTAAACAAGGTTACTGGTTAATTTACCGTACCTCAATGTTACAGCAACACTTTGCAGAATCAGCATTGCAGGACGGGCAGAACAAAATAGCATATTCTTTACTGAATGTGGGCATCAGAAGCATGTACAACCCTTACGCACCAAGCGTGCCGCCAAGCAGCTATGACGTAACCAATACCGAGCAAACTTTTTTACCGGCACCTTATGATTTTGATGCACGTAGCGGTGGCCCGCAGGGTTACCATAAAGACTGGTATCGTGAGGTTGGTACCCGCAGCCGCGCTAACCTGGTGCGTCTGGATACCACCATTATTAGCAGACCGCTGGATCTGGAAAATGAGATTGTTAACGATAGCGGACGCGAGCTTTGCTTTGAAGGCGTACGCTGGGGCGATTTAGTGCGCGTAGCACTGCGTCGTAATGATCCTTCATTTTTGGCCAATAAAATTGGCGACAAGCTGGTTGCAGAAGGCAATCCTAACGCCGAGGCAGTACGCAAAAAGCTAATGACCGTTAGCAACTGGTATCTGCCATTCAAGCTGTAA
- a CDS encoding HopJ type III effector protein, with translation MKDQLNTLLSSLKQGSVAFKDVIAFIETYYQHQPTAFKNGETYNEATQNQGSAKVFSFAQLNNLSKEDTLYLFAEHYQAVLDTPEAIDHQNIRQFMAHGWPGVVFEGQALTAK, from the coding sequence ATGAAAGACCAATTAAATACCTTACTAAGCAGTTTAAAACAAGGAAGCGTTGCGTTTAAAGACGTTATTGCATTTATTGAGACCTACTATCAGCATCAGCCTACGGCGTTTAAAAATGGCGAGACTTATAATGAGGCTACGCAAAATCAGGGTAGCGCCAAGGTTTTTTCTTTCGCACAACTGAATAATTTGAGCAAAGAAGATACGCTTTATCTGTTTGCCGAGCATTACCAGGCTGTATTAGATACGCCAGAAGCTATAGATCATCAAAACATCAGGCAATTTATGGCTCATGGCTGGCCGGGAGTAGTTTTTGAGGGGCAGGCTTTAACGGCTAAATAA
- a CDS encoding sensor histidine kinase KdpD, producing MNIPASIRRVKDKIGGSSQDFPLTVRIFHSVLAICVAALAYNVPLNWVVGLPAIALASGITGAAVAVLYYLSRFRGHTAVSRIVFCIIGNLLFVANYFLNSGIDGPTGYFFLLMLVVMVAIVPVSEYWYWVGCNVLLFLGLHIIQYFDPSTVPFTYPAIADRYVDVSSAYLTVTVMVLACFYIIRSRYETERREAQQNAARLKVLDAEKNKLFSIISHDLRSPLAHIQNYLELLVEYDLTEEEKREIKVQLLRSTKCTLDMVDNVLQWSKSQLGGSKPLVESLNVAVLLEPVVQLFSNIANRKQIVLEDILVADATIWGNADMVLLIVRNLLNNAIKFTSPGGKVRVSAGQTNSSCLIIVKDSGNGTPTNLNDDIFDFSTVSTAGTANETGVGLGLALCREYTAFLGGRIWFNCDAQSGTTFFVELPATAVAVPEIML from the coding sequence TTGAACATCCCTGCTTCCATCAGGCGCGTTAAGGATAAAATTGGCGGCTCATCGCAAGATTTCCCTTTAACGGTACGTATTTTTCATTCTGTACTGGCTATTTGCGTAGCAGCACTGGCGTATAATGTTCCGCTTAACTGGGTGGTTGGTTTGCCTGCTATTGCGCTGGCCAGTGGTATAACCGGCGCTGCGGTGGCTGTTTTATATTATCTCTCACGCTTTCGCGGCCATACAGCCGTATCGCGCATTGTTTTCTGCATCATCGGTAATCTGCTTTTTGTAGCCAACTACTTTTTAAACTCGGGTATTGACGGCCCTACAGGCTATTTCTTTTTGTTGATGCTGGTGGTAATGGTAGCCATTGTGCCGGTGAGTGAATACTGGTATTGGGTGGGTTGTAATGTGCTGTTATTTCTGGGCTTGCACATTATTCAATACTTTGATCCCTCAACTGTGCCGTTTACCTATCCAGCCATAGCCGACAGATACGTTGATGTTTCATCAGCCTATCTTACCGTTACTGTGATGGTGCTGGCATGTTTTTATATTATTCGCAGCCGCTATGAAACAGAACGCCGGGAGGCCCAGCAAAACGCAGCACGACTAAAGGTGCTTGATGCCGAAAAAAACAAGTTATTCTCTATCATCTCGCACGATTTACGGAGCCCGCTGGCGCATATACAAAACTACCTGGAACTATTGGTAGAGTATGACCTGACCGAAGAGGAAAAGCGTGAAATCAAAGTGCAGTTACTGCGATCTACCAAATGCACTTTAGATATGGTAGACAATGTTTTGCAGTGGTCTAAAAGTCAACTGGGTGGTTCTAAACCCTTGGTAGAATCGCTAAATGTTGCCGTTTTGCTGGAGCCTGTTGTTCAGCTGTTCAGCAATATTGCCAACCGGAAACAAATAGTACTGGAGGACATTTTGGTAGCCGATGCCACCATTTGGGGTAACGCAGATATGGTGCTGCTAATTGTGCGCAACTTGCTCAACAATGCCATCAAATTCACCTCGCCGGGCGGTAAAGTACGCGTTAGTGCCGGACAGACTAACAGCAGCTGCCTGATTATTGTGAAAGACAGCGGCAACGGCACACCAACCAACCTTAACGACGATATATTTGACTTCAGTACCGTATCTACAGCCGGTACAGCCAATGAAACCGGTGTCGGTTTAGGCCTGGCGCTATGCCGCGAATACACGGCCTTTCTTGGTGGCCGCATCTGGTTTAATTGCGATGCGCAAAGCGGTACAACCTTCTTTGTCGAGCTTCCGGCAACCGCCGTAGCGGTGCCAGAAATAATGCTCTAA
- a CDS encoding class I fructose-bisphosphate aldolase produces the protein MDINLLKGTVSRMLADDKGLLAMDESIPTANKRFKALGIPETEEYRRKYRQLIVTTQGLEEYISGAILFDETIHQQTDDGRSMLAILKEKGIVPGIKVDQGTVDLPGFPGEKITEGLDGLATRLANYAKQGLLFAKWRAVITIGNDIPTPMGIKANAFVLARYAALCQQVGLVPIVEPEVLMDGSHTLQRCAEVTEQVLHAVFAALHHMKVVLDGIILKPNMVLPGKDCPVQDDLEAVADATIQCFMRSVPAAVPGIAFLSGGQSAQLATERLNTMHIGYPDMPWALTFSFSRAIQQPALDKWAGKDENVAAAQQLLYERAGLNAEARQGSYMPVIEK, from the coding sequence ATGGATATCAACTTGCTGAAGGGAACAGTTAGCAGAATGCTGGCCGACGATAAAGGCCTGCTGGCTATGGACGAAAGTATACCTACCGCCAACAAACGGTTTAAGGCGCTGGGCATTCCGGAGACGGAGGAATACCGCCGTAAATACAGGCAGTTGATTGTAACCACGCAGGGGTTGGAGGAGTACATCAGCGGTGCAATTCTGTTTGATGAAACCATTCATCAGCAAACAGACGACGGCCGGTCAATGCTAGCCATTCTGAAGGAAAAAGGTATTGTTCCCGGCATCAAGGTTGATCAGGGTACGGTAGATCTGCCCGGCTTTCCGGGCGAGAAGATTACCGAGGGGTTAGACGGACTGGCCACCCGCCTGGCCAACTATGCCAAACAAGGCTTGCTGTTTGCCAAGTGGCGCGCTGTTATTACCATAGGTAATGATATCCCAACGCCCATGGGTATTAAAGCCAACGCATTTGTGCTGGCCCGATATGCCGCGCTGTGTCAGCAAGTCGGATTAGTGCCGATTGTTGAACCTGAAGTGCTCATGGATGGCAGCCATACGCTGCAAAGATGTGCCGAGGTAACGGAGCAGGTTTTGCATGCGGTTTTTGCTGCCCTTCATCACATGAAGGTGGTTTTGGATGGAATAATACTGAAACCCAATATGGTGTTGCCGGGTAAAGATTGCCCCGTGCAGGACGATCTGGAAGCCGTGGCCGATGCTACCATACAATGCTTTATGCGATCTGTGCCGGCAGCGGTACCGGGTATTGCATTTCTATCAGGCGGGCAATCGGCGCAACTGGCTACCGAGCGGTTAAATACAATGCACATCGGGTATCCCGATATGCCTTGGGCGCTCACCTTCTCGTTCTCCCGCGCCATACAACAACCAGCATTGGATAAATGGGCCGGCAAAGATGAAAACGTAGCAGCAGCGCAGCAATTGTTGTATGAACGAGCAGGGCTCAATGCCGAAGCCCGGCAGGGAAGTTATATGCCGGTGATAGAAAAATGA
- a CDS encoding class I SAM-dependent methyltransferase: MGSQAKQAALWGQRPGDWASIQERTCDAGYYYALNLLKPTGADTLLDIGCGTGLFCQMAVQAGAQVTGFDATQQFIEQARRRVPGIDFVVGEMEELPFQDSSFDIVTGFNSFQYAANVSNALAEAKRVLKPGGKLVTMIWGNREDCEAASFLKAIGALMPPPPPGAPGPFALTENHLLEDLLTQTGFRIIDNYDVPTPWEYDDRETALKGLLSAGPVANAIAFSGLDKTMEVVAGAIAEYVKPDGRVIYQNKFRVITSLKPQ, translated from the coding sequence ATGGGATCACAAGCTAAACAGGCAGCGCTTTGGGGCCAACGCCCCGGCGACTGGGCGTCTATACAGGAGCGAACCTGCGACGCTGGGTACTATTATGCACTAAACTTGCTGAAACCAACGGGGGCGGATACCCTGTTGGATATAGGCTGCGGCACCGGCCTCTTTTGCCAAATGGCCGTACAGGCAGGGGCCCAGGTAACCGGTTTTGACGCTACTCAGCAGTTTATTGAACAAGCCCGGAGGCGCGTGCCGGGAATAGATTTTGTGGTGGGCGAAATGGAGGAACTGCCTTTTCAGGATAGTAGTTTTGATATAGTAACCGGCTTCAATTCGTTCCAGTATGCGGCTAATGTTTCCAATGCCTTGGCTGAGGCTAAGCGTGTACTAAAACCGGGTGGCAAATTGGTGACCATGATATGGGGTAACCGGGAAGATTGCGAGGCTGCCAGTTTTTTGAAAGCAATAGGTGCGTTGATGCCACCACCTCCGCCAGGCGCTCCCGGGCCGTTTGCGTTGACGGAGAATCATTTATTGGAGGATCTGCTAACCCAAACGGGTTTCCGGATTATTGATAATTACGATGTGCCCACACCCTGGGAATATGATGATAGAGAAACGGCTTTAAAAGGTTTGCTCTCGGCAGGGCCGGTTGCTAATGCAATAGCTTTTAGTGGTTTGGATAAAACGATGGAGGTTGTAGCCGGGGCTATTGCTGAATATGTAAAGCCTGATGGCCGGGTGATCTATCAAAATAAATTCAGGGTGATTACATCATTGAAGCCTCAATAG
- a CDS encoding cation diffusion facilitator family transporter, which yields MEAAGNHTTSKALRTTQVGIVISIILVFLKAISGHLGHSYALIADATETGADVFSSGLLLLALRLAVKPADKQHPYGHGKAEPIAAVMISIFLIGAAFWIGFHAIEMIQTPHELPKRFTLAVLMIVMVIKEIMFRYVRAVGRQLKSNAVIADAYHHRSDAITSVAAFIGISVALIMGKGHESADDWAALLASGVIIFNAIGILRPALGEIMDAAPSEEIVEQVRELAASVQDVRMIEKTFVRKMGFDYFVDLHVQVDPDMTVQRGHEIAHQVKDLLLHSDMNIKDVLIHIEPYDGR from the coding sequence ATGGAAGCTGCCGGTAACCACACTACTTCAAAAGCTTTGCGCACCACGCAGGTGGGCATTGTTATCAGTATCATATTAGTATTTCTGAAGGCCATTTCAGGGCACCTCGGTCATTCTTATGCATTGATTGCCGATGCTACAGAAACCGGTGCCGATGTATTCAGTTCGGGCCTGCTATTGCTGGCACTGCGCCTTGCCGTAAAACCGGCGGATAAACAACACCCCTACGGTCACGGAAAGGCTGAGCCAATTGCCGCGGTAATGATCTCTATCTTTTTGATTGGTGCAGCCTTTTGGATTGGTTTCCATGCCATTGAAATGATCCAGACGCCGCATGAGTTGCCTAAACGCTTTACGTTGGCTGTTTTGATGATTGTGATGGTGATTAAAGAGATCATGTTCAGGTATGTACGGGCGGTAGGCCGTCAACTAAAGAGCAACGCCGTTATTGCCGATGCTTACCATCACCGTAGTGATGCCATTACATCTGTTGCAGCTTTTATTGGCATCTCCGTAGCGCTAATCATGGGCAAAGGCCATGAATCTGCCGACGATTGGGCTGCATTGCTAGCCTCTGGCGTCATTATTTTTAACGCCATCGGTATATTACGACCAGCCCTGGGCGAAATTATGGACGCCGCCCCATCCGAAGAAATTGTTGAACAGGTGCGCGAACTGGCCGCCAGCGTTCAGGATGTAAGGATGATTGAAAAAACCTTTGTACGCAAAATGGGATTCGATTACTTTGTCGACCTCCACGTTCAGGTAGATCCTGACATGACGGTGCAACGCGGCCACGAGATTGCCCATCAGGTAAAAGACCTGTTGCTGCACAGCGATATGAACATCAAAGACGTACTCATCCACATTGAGCCGTATGACGGCCGTTAG
- a CDS encoding Crp/Fnr family transcriptional regulator translates to MKTEFESYLRSETALSAAEIRLISDCADTRKLHRNEALLTPGEVCRHKVFIAKGMLRTYSVKEDGSEHILQFSPEHTWTLDAESYDTQTPSRYYISAIENSEVLLWTRNDFLRLLSELPLLKKYADHIVSRTMHSTRQRLHTTLSGTPEEKYDDFVQHYPNLLTRLPLRMIAAYLGISLKTLTRLRSAQLQRS, encoded by the coding sequence ATGAAAACTGAGTTTGAAAGTTACCTGCGCTCTGAGACCGCATTATCAGCAGCAGAGATTCGTTTGATAAGTGATTGCGCCGATACACGGAAACTACACCGTAATGAAGCCTTGTTAACTCCTGGTGAAGTTTGTCGGCATAAAGTTTTTATAGCGAAGGGCATGCTGCGCACATATTCGGTGAAAGAGGATGGGAGCGAGCATATACTGCAATTCTCGCCAGAGCATACATGGACGTTAGACGCCGAGAGCTATGATACGCAAACACCGAGCCGCTACTACATCAGCGCTATAGAAAATAGCGAAGTATTGCTTTGGACGAGGAACGATTTTTTGCGCTTGCTATCAGAATTGCCCTTATTGAAGAAATATGCCGACCATATTGTTTCCAGAACAATGCATAGCACCCGCCAGCGCCTGCACACCACGTTGAGCGGAACGCCCGAAGAAAAGTATGATGACTTTGTGCAGCATTACCCTAATTTGCTGACGCGACTGCCATTGCGTATGATTGCTGCTTACCTGGGCATCTCCCTAAAAACACTTACCCGTTTGCGCAGCGCACAGCTGCAACGCTCGTAA